One genomic segment of Catalinimonas alkaloidigena includes these proteins:
- a CDS encoding sulfatase family protein has translation MNRPLYLSILLLITLFGCQSNPQQSQNTEEKPPNVLFILVDDMGYGDVSAFNTNSKIPTPAINTLVSEGMRFTDAHAPAAVCVPSRYGLITGRYPIRRTGIFNGSWIEEDRMTLGSMLQEQGYTTACVGKWHLGMGENEKDPAPDGKLSAGPVNRGFDYFYGIPASLDIPPYYYIENDQCVALPTDSIGDNNSPNVSPIQGAFWRGGKIAPGFEHEEVLPHLRDKSLEFLKNHQQQSDDPFFLYVALPAPHTPWLPLEEYQGKSDAGMYGDFVYQVDQTVGSILAYLEEAGIDEETLIFFSSDNGPVWFSEDVERYEHSAVGPLNGMKGDAYEGGHRMPFVARWKGHIAENTNSNQLICFTDMMATMADLLDIFIDQENTAEDSYSFLPVLLNEAPSAALRNDLLVESVYGLYAMREGDWVYINGPGSGGFSAGYPRPEGYPLEGEGQLYNLRDDLGQVKNLYSKNQAKADTLSQKLKRYLLLKNE, from the coding sequence ATGAATAGACCTCTCTACCTCAGCATCTTACTACTTATTACTCTCTTTGGATGTCAATCAAACCCACAACAATCCCAAAATACTGAAGAAAAACCGCCTAATGTTCTTTTCATTCTGGTTGATGATATGGGTTATGGAGATGTATCTGCTTTTAACACCAATTCTAAAATTCCAACGCCTGCGATCAATACATTGGTGAGTGAAGGAATGCGTTTTACAGACGCACACGCCCCCGCTGCGGTATGTGTCCCTTCCCGCTACGGGCTCATCACCGGGAGGTATCCTATACGGCGCACAGGTATTTTCAATGGTTCCTGGATAGAGGAAGACAGAATGACCTTAGGAAGTATGTTGCAGGAGCAGGGCTATACCACTGCTTGTGTAGGCAAGTGGCATCTGGGGATGGGAGAGAACGAGAAAGATCCTGCACCTGATGGAAAGCTTAGTGCCGGGCCTGTCAACCGGGGATTTGATTACTTCTATGGAATACCTGCTTCGCTGGATATTCCTCCGTACTACTACATAGAAAATGACCAGTGCGTTGCCTTACCTACCGATAGTATAGGTGATAATAACTCACCGAATGTTAGCCCGATACAGGGAGCATTCTGGAGAGGAGGTAAAATTGCTCCAGGTTTTGAACATGAAGAAGTATTACCTCACCTAAGAGATAAAAGCCTGGAATTTCTCAAAAACCATCAGCAACAATCTGATGATCCTTTTTTTCTGTATGTTGCCTTACCGGCACCGCACACCCCCTGGTTGCCGCTGGAAGAATATCAGGGTAAAAGTGATGCCGGAATGTATGGTGATTTCGTATACCAGGTTGACCAGACTGTTGGAAGCATACTTGCTTACCTTGAAGAAGCAGGCATTGATGAAGAAACCCTGATTTTTTTTAGCAGCGACAATGGTCCTGTCTGGTTTTCTGAAGATGTAGAGCGCTATGAGCATAGTGCAGTTGGCCCCTTAAATGGTATGAAAGGAGATGCGTATGAAGGAGGACATCGTATGCCATTTGTGGCCCGATGGAAAGGACATATTGCTGAGAATACTAACAGCAACCAGCTTATCTGTTTTACCGATATGATGGCAACCATGGCAGATTTGCTGGATATATTTATCGATCAGGAAAATACGGCAGAAGACAGCTATAGTTTCTTGCCTGTTTTACTGAATGAAGCTCCCAGTGCTGCTTTGAGAAATGATCTCCTGGTAGAGTCTGTGTATGGTTTGTATGCCATGCGAGAAGGAGATTGGGTGTATATTAATGGTCCAGGTTCAGGAGGTTTTAGCGCGGGATACCCTCGCCCTGAAGGTTATCCTTTAGAAGGTGAAGGTCAGCTCTATAACTTGCGCGATGATTTAGGACAGGTCAAAAACTTATACTCCAAAAATCAGGCAAAAGCTGATACATTATCTCAGAAATTAAAGCGTTATCTGTTGTTAAAAAATGAGTGA
- a CDS encoding dodecin family protein: MAITKIIEVIAGSEKSFDDAVNNALIEASKSVKNITSIYVKEMKANVEGNKIVSYGVNAKISFTVD; encoded by the coding sequence ATGGCTATTACAAAGATTATTGAAGTGATCGCAGGATCAGAAAAAAGTTTTGATGATGCGGTAAACAATGCGTTGATTGAAGCTTCTAAATCAGTTAAGAACATTACTTCCATCTATGTTAAAGAGATGAAAGCTAATGTAGAGGGCAACAAAATTGTCTCTTATGGGGTTAATGCAAAAATTTCGTTTACAGTAGATTAG
- a CDS encoding EcsC family protein, giving the protein MSESGRKEEPYIWRYLRSYEGKAMAELINWEERMQKAPSFVNRLSKGFQHKVNTLIPDKIHRAVTLAIKQMVRSILFGSEFTSKRPFTGLSFQQREFKAMRCINIYNRLAATEGGITGAGGFLMSLADFPLFLSLKMKMLYEIASIYGFDVRDYRERLYLLKIFQLAFSSQQQRNVVFEELKHWDEYSKKLPYDIHAFDWRTFQLEYRDYLDLAKLAQMIPGIGAVVGVVVNYRLTKQLGRTAMNAYRMRWRASQKMETIKV; this is encoded by the coding sequence ATGTCAGAATCTGGCAGGAAAGAAGAGCCCTATATCTGGCGTTACCTAAGGTCTTATGAAGGCAAAGCGATGGCTGAACTAATTAATTGGGAGGAGAGAATGCAAAAGGCTCCCAGCTTTGTCAACAGGCTATCCAAAGGATTCCAACACAAAGTCAACACCTTAATTCCTGATAAGATACATCGTGCGGTAACACTGGCCATTAAACAAATGGTACGTTCCATTCTCTTTGGCTCTGAGTTTACTTCAAAACGGCCTTTTACTGGCTTAAGCTTTCAGCAAAGGGAATTTAAAGCGATGCGATGTATCAATATCTACAACCGCTTAGCTGCAACTGAAGGGGGAATCACCGGAGCAGGGGGCTTCCTGATGTCGCTGGCTGACTTTCCGCTTTTCCTCAGTCTTAAGATGAAAATGCTTTATGAAATCGCTTCCATCTATGGTTTTGACGTACGAGACTACCGCGAGCGCCTGTACCTATTGAAAATATTTCAATTGGCTTTCTCCAGTCAGCAGCAGCGCAATGTTGTATTTGAAGAACTTAAGCATTGGGATGAATACAGCAAAAAACTACCTTACGATATTCATGCTTTTGACTGGCGTACGTTTCAGTTGGAATATCGTGACTACCTGGACCTCGCTAAACTGGCACAGATGATTCCCGGTATAGGTGCGGTCGTAGGGGTAGTGGTAAATTACCGGCTTACTAAACAACTGGGAAGAACTGCCATGAATGCCTACCGTATGCGCTGGAGAGCCTCTCAGAAAATGGAAACCATTAAGGTATAG